The nucleotide sequence tttttctgaTATGGGTGAAGTCTAAACCAAGTGCCATAATACAATTTTTCCAAGCTTCTAgccaattgtattatgacacttgttGTACCGGGCCATGAACCAAGATAGAGGTGGCATATCAATCCATTGTGTTATCAAAGAGTACCTATCATGACTCATTTAGTTTGTTTTCACCTTACACCTTTATCACCAATACCAATCTCATCCCAATATTATAGTGATATTAAATCAAACGGGTTTTAACGTGTACCCACTAATAACCAATGGGTTGATTTATCACCTCTATTCCcaacacaatgaaaaatttcttgtGTCCGTGATGGCTTTATATTAGTCATGACTTCTTTTTTAACTTGATAACCAAGTCCAAGTTGAGAACATTGTCCAAAGTTTACAAGGCATTACTAAATATTAccctttaatttttaatttattagtcGAAATGCCCATTGAAGCTGCCATTGAGTCTCAGTTTACCCTCTAAAACTAATTTTATCTCACTTTGCCCCTTGAAACTgacattttcaactcttttgtcTTACTTTACCCACTTCCGTCAATGAATTGTtaaatttaagggtattttaAACACTTCAatttttacacatttatttaccTCTAGCCCCACACTAAACAagtctcaattttatttttgacaactCTAATTCAAATGCATAAATTTTGGAcatcttaaaaataaattattcaatcaaCAGAAAAAATTTCGAGCAACAAAATCATTGTATCAACCAAAATAAAGGTTACATTTGTTCGTGGAGTCATTTCACTTGTAAAGCATTCATGTATTGGCTCGAAACTTTGCAATTGAAAAACATTCATTACAACAAAATCATTATACCATTAAGCTATACTATCCAAATTAAATACTtcccaaacccaaaaaaatcatttaaaccAAATGTGCACAGTTTGAACAAGCTCATGCCTCGTGGAATCAGTGCTCAACaatgtgaaattttttgtttcaaactgTGCACATTtgctttaaatgatttttttttttttttggttcgggAGGTATTTTGGGCAGGATAGTTTAATGGTATAATGATTTTGTTGCaatgaatatttttcaattgcaaAGTTTTGAGCCAATACATGGATGTCTTGCAAGTGAAAAGACTCTATGAACAAATAACCCTTACTTTTGGTTGATAAAATGATTTTGttgcttgaaaattttctaTTGATTGAATAATCTATTTTCAAAAATGCCCAAAATTGATGTGTTTGAATTAGatttgtcaaaaataaaattgagactTATTTAGTGTAAGGGCTAAAggtaaataaatgtgtaaaaaCTGAAATGTCTAAAATAACCTTAAATTTAACAGTCCATTAACGAAAGTGGGTAAAGTGAGacaaaagaattgaaaatgTTAGTTTCAATGGGTAAAGTAAGACAAAACTTGTTTTATGGGGTAAAATGAGACTCAATGACAGTATTAAAGGACATTTCAATTAATAagccttaattttttttatttatttctcattaaaaaaataaaaaataaaatagtttttacATGGGCCACACCATTGGTCAAAAAATCCAATCCAAAACAAGCTCTTAGCCCAaggcattcatacaattcaatccAACGCCATAGCTTCTCCGCCATGGCTGCAGACCTCTCTGCTCAAACCTTCCTCCTatccacaaccaccaccacaccCCAACGCTCCCAGCCCAGGACCACCACCTCGTTCTTGCCTTCCTCCTCTCTCTACTCTCACTCCAAACCCCTCCTCCACCTCTCCAAAACCTCCCGCCCCCGCCGTCACAGCCTCCACCAAGTGCTCTGCCAGTCCACCGGCACCCAACCCATTTTCCAGCTCGGCCATGACCGCCTCTCTAAGGTCCCCATTTCCCACATCAGGAACTTCTGCATCATCGCCCACATAGACCATGGCAAGTCGACTTTGGCCGATAAGCTGCTCGAAACCACCGGCACTGTGCAGAAGCGCGAGATGAAGGAGCAGTTTCTCGACAACATGGActtggagagagaaaggggcATCACCATCAAGCTCCAGATTGCCCGAATGCGATATGGGTTCAAAAATGGTGAGCCCTATTGTTTGAATTTGATTGACACTCCTGGGCATGTCGATTTTTCTTATGAGGTTTCTAGATCGCTTGCTGCTTGTGAAGGCGCTCTGCTTGTCGTCGATGCTTCGCAGGGTGTCGAAGCGCAGACTTTGGCGAATGTGTACCTGGCATTGGAGAACAACTTGGAGATTATCCCTGTATTGAATAAAATTGACCTCCCGGGGGCTGACCCGGATAGTGTGATCAAGGAGATTGAGGAGGTTATTGGGTTGGATTGCAGCAATGCCATACTCTGTTCTGCCAAGGAGGGAATTGGGATCACTGAGATTCTCGATGCGATCGTCGAAAGAGTTCCTCCTCCGGCAGAGAATGCTGATAAGCCATTGCGGGCTCTGATTTTTGATAGTTATTATGACCCTTATAGGGGTGTTATTGTGTATTTTAGGGTGATTGATGGGAGGATTAAGAAGGGGGATAGGGTTTATTTCATGGCTAGTGGCAAGGATTATTTTGCTGATGAGATTGGGGTTTTGTCTCCAACTCAGCAGCAAGTTGAGGAACTTTATGCCGGCGAGGTGGGTTATCTTTCGGCTTCTATAAGATCAGTGGCTGATGCTAGGGTTGGGGATACAATCACTCATCATAGTCGAAAGGCGGAAAGTTCATTGCCCGGTTATGAGGAAGCTACCCCAATGGTGTTCTGTGGCATGTTTCCTGTGGATGCAGACCAGTTTCCTGAGCTGAGGGATGCACTTGAGAAACTGCAGCTTAATGATGCTGCTCTGAAGTTTGAGCCCGAGACTTCTAGCGCTatgggttttgggtttaggtGTGGATTCTTGGGGCTCCTCCACATGGAAATTGTTCAGGAGAGGCTGGAGAGGGAGTACAATCTGAGTCTGATAACTACTGCCCCGAGCGTTGTGTATAAAGTGAATTGTGTAAGTGGTGAGGTTGTTGAATGCTCAAATCCATCTGCTCTTCCCGAGCCTGGAAAAAGGAAGTCGATTGAGGAGCCTCTTGTGAAAATTGAGATGCTTACGCCGAAGGAGTACATTGGTCCTCTTATGGAGTTGGCACAGGACAGAAGAGCAGTGTTTAAAGAAATGAAGTTTATTGCTGAGAATAGAGCATCACTCACATATGAATTACCCTTGGCTGAGATGGTAGGCGACTTTTTCGACCAGCTCAAGTCCAGAAGCAAAGGTTATGCAAGCATGGAATACACTTTTATCGGATACCAAGAAAGCGATCTAATAAGACTCGATATTCAGATTAACGGCGAACCTGTAGAACCGTTGGCAACCATTGTACACAAGGACAAGGCATATGGTGTAGGGAGGGCTTTGACACAAAAGCTGAAGGAGCTCATACCAAGGCAGATGTTTAAAGTGCCCATTCAAGCATGCATAGGATCAAAAGTGATTGCTAGTGAAGCTTTATCAGCAATCCGAAAGGATGTTTTAGCGAAATGCTACGGCGGAGATAtcacaaggaagaagaagctgcTCAAAAAACAGGCTGAGGGAAAGAAACGAATGAAGGCAATCGGTAAAGTCGATGTGCCTCAAGAAGCCTTCATGGCCGTGTTGAAACTCGAAAAGGAGGTATTGTGATACAAGAAGCATTTAAGGCTTCTAACATTGTTGTGTAAATGATAACTGTTTTTGTCGAATGTATGAAAAACTTGTGCATTTTCCATCTTATCTTCGCAAAGTTGGTTTCCGACAAcatttagggttttcaaaaagaaaGAATGACAATCACAGACTCCAAATCAAATGTAAACATATGTAATGACAGTAATAAATCTGATGTTTCGTGTTAAATGTTGGACTTCAATATGTTGCTTCCCAAGAAATGAGCATGCTCACAGTGTTGTCTTTAGATTTACAGATTTAGGAGCATCCAAATGTTCATAAAACGTACGAGAAATAATGAAGCTCTTTGCACAGAAATCAAATTTAGCATAAAATAGAAACAATATTTTGCTCGGAATACAACTAGCCATTGTTCCGAAACATGGAAATATACAAGTGACCAGTTTTAAAACTACTACTCTCACACCGTAATCTGAATTCTTTCGACTCCTGATTCAAATATGAGGTTCCATATCTCCTGAATTTCCCCCAGCAAACTCTACAAAATTGCATACTCCCTACCCTGATCACGCCACCTATAGATACGAGAAAGaaactatatatacatatggaAACATGAGGCAACGAGTTCAAAGAAGTTTGTTCTGAGCAACAGCCTGGCATAACTCGTCCTCGTAGAACAGAACTCGATTTTTGCACAGGGGCTTTGGTATGGCAGATGGCACCATGCATCTTGAGGGGAAATTTGACTCCTGGAAGAGAACTGCAGCAACCTGCCTCATTTCAGAGACTTTGAGGCGGGATGGTGGTCGGGGACCATGCTTCGGTGCTTTTGGAGTGTGGGGGCTCCGAATCCATACACCATTCCCATCTCCCTTGCTGCAAAAACCATGTAAAActcagaaaaagaagaaacatatTGGACAGAATAAACAGTGACAAAACATAGTTTAGAACACGTACTTTAGAAAAGGCCAGTGCTCTGCGGGATGGGGTGTCATTGTATTCAACATCTCCTGTCTAGAGCGATCTGGAGTTGTATAATTAAAGTAGAACTGCCTCGCAATTACAACCTGTATCCAATAGTATAAACATTTTATTGTGTTGATatgcatatataaatatatgtaagtatatacataaatatatggACAGAGAGAGAGGGCCTTACAGCTTTTCTAACCCGCTGAGAAACGTGAAAAAGTGCCTTCAGTTGGTCATGGTGCAGGTGACACAATAACTTAACCTTGAATTGCAAAAAGAGGAATCAGTACAAAAAGTACATGGATATATCAAACTGAAAAAATCCAAACCTACGTCTGTGAGCGCACAAAAGAAGCAAGCAGTTACACATCCTGATCTATAACATGGAGAGTAGTCATGCAATGTCTTTTGTATATCTAAGCAACACCATAACATGTATCAGACTTAATATCCAGTTTCAAGTCAAAACTTAAGCACTGCACAAATTTGGTCCAAAATACTCAt is from Pyrus communis chromosome 10, drPyrComm1.1, whole genome shotgun sequence and encodes:
- the LOC137748923 gene encoding F-box protein At4g35930-like; translation: MGKVSPKERNSKNPKQKKRRGSSSKYLKPGALAQLKYNKVSSGKSCTDLGRKRVAVFESKKVEGDMVLEDKAIDKSPLMLSLVNLARQNSLLKTPRTPRFEDCKSESRLESLPMDLLVKLLCHLHHDQLKALFHVSQRVRKAVVIARQFYFNYTTPDRSRQEMLNTMTPHPAEHWPFLNKGDGNGVWIRSPHTPKAPKHGPRPPSRLKVSEMRQVAAVLFQESNFPSRCMVPSAIPKPLCKNRVLFYEDELCQAVAQNKLL
- the LOC137747635 gene encoding translation factor GUF1 homolog, chloroplastic encodes the protein MAADLSAQTFLLSTTTTTPQRSQPRTTTSFLPSSSLYSHSKPLLHLSKTSRPRRHSLHQVLCQSTGTQPIFQLGHDRLSKVPISHIRNFCIIAHIDHGKSTLADKLLETTGTVQKREMKEQFLDNMDLERERGITIKLQIARMRYGFKNGEPYCLNLIDTPGHVDFSYEVSRSLAACEGALLVVDASQGVEAQTLANVYLALENNLEIIPVLNKIDLPGADPDSVIKEIEEVIGLDCSNAILCSAKEGIGITEILDAIVERVPPPAENADKPLRALIFDSYYDPYRGVIVYFRVIDGRIKKGDRVYFMASGKDYFADEIGVLSPTQQQVEELYAGEVGYLSASIRSVADARVGDTITHHSRKAESSLPGYEEATPMVFCGMFPVDADQFPELRDALEKLQLNDAALKFEPETSSAMGFGFRCGFLGLLHMEIVQERLEREYNLSLITTAPSVVYKVNCVSGEVVECSNPSALPEPGKRKSIEEPLVKIEMLTPKEYIGPLMELAQDRRAVFKEMKFIAENRASLTYELPLAEMVGDFFDQLKSRSKGYASMEYTFIGYQESDLIRLDIQINGEPVEPLATIVHKDKAYGVGRALTQKLKELIPRQMFKVPIQACIGSKVIASEALSAIRKDVLAKCYGGDITRKKKLLKKQAEGKKRMKAIGKVDVPQEAFMAVLKLEKEVL